In Synechococcus sp. RS9909, one genomic interval encodes:
- a CDS encoding GNAT family N-acetyltransferase gives MTRYRLVEHAPGAPGLRWFGMGPDLRPSRGLLKLRRLFDKHAFWAENRSDGQLKRMLAGSTVVVSLWRGKRMVGFGRATSDGIHRAVLWDVVVAGDLQGRGLGRRVVEALLSARAIRNTERVYLMTTNSAGFYQLLGFESAEPQQLLIRRQ, from the coding sequence ATGACCCGCTACCGCCTGGTGGAACATGCGCCCGGAGCCCCGGGGCTGCGCTGGTTTGGCATGGGGCCCGACCTGCGGCCGAGCCGGGGGCTGCTGAAGCTTCGCCGCCTGTTCGATAAGCACGCCTTCTGGGCCGAGAACAGGAGTGACGGGCAGCTCAAACGGATGCTGGCGGGCAGCACGGTGGTGGTGAGCCTGTGGCGCGGCAAGCGAATGGTGGGCTTCGGGCGGGCAACCAGCGATGGCATCCACCGGGCCGTGCTCTGGGATGTGGTGGTGGCCGGCGACCTGCAGGGCCGGGGCCTGGGCCGGCGGGTGGTGGAGGCCCTGCTCAGCGCCCGAGCGATTCGCAACACGGAGCGGGTGTATCTGATGACCACCAACAGCGCCGGCTTCTATCAGCTGCTGGGCTTCGAATCCGCCGAACCCCAGCAGCTGCTGATCCGGAGACAATGA
- the gyrB gene encoding DNA topoisomerase (ATP-hydrolyzing) subunit B, whose protein sequence is MSEASKVQAAYGAEQIQVLEGLEPVRKRPGMYIGTTGPRGLHHLVYEVVDNSVDEALAGHCSEIEVVLGDDGSASVTDNGRGIPTDIHPRTGKSALETVLTVLHAGGKFGAGGYKVSGGLHGVGVSVVNALSEWVEVTVRRQGQVHRQRFERGAPIGSLASAPQPVEEKGRTGTSVCFKPDLEIFTGGIVFDYATLSARLRELAYLNGGVRIVFRDERESALNAEGDAHEEVYFYEGGIKEYVAYMNAEKDPLHPEIIYVNAEKDGVQVEAALQWCVDAYSDSILGFANNIRTVDGGTHIEGLKTVLTRTLNAFAKKRGKRKESDSNLAGENIREGLTAVLSVKVPEPEFEGQTKTKLGNTEVRGIVDSLVGEALSQYLEFNPSVIDMILEKAIQAFNAAEAARRARELVRRKSVLESSTLPGKLADCSSRDPAESEIYIVEGDSAGGSAKQGRDRRFQAILPLRGKILNIEKTDDARIYKNTEIQALITALGLGIKGEDFDAKNLRYHRVVIMTDADVDGAHIRTLLLTFFYRYQKELVEGGFIYIACPPLYKVERGKNHTYCYNEQDLQTTLAGFGEKANYNIQRFKGLGEMMPKQLWETTMDPTTRLMKRVEIEDALEADRIFTILMGDKVAPRREFIETHSAELDMAKLDI, encoded by the coding sequence ATGAGCGAAGCCTCAAAAGTTCAGGCCGCCTACGGAGCCGAGCAGATCCAGGTGCTGGAAGGCCTGGAGCCGGTGCGCAAGCGCCCGGGCATGTACATCGGCACCACGGGTCCGCGCGGTTTGCACCACCTGGTGTACGAGGTGGTGGACAACTCGGTGGATGAGGCCCTCGCCGGCCACTGCTCCGAGATTGAGGTGGTGCTCGGCGACGACGGTTCCGCTTCCGTCACCGATAACGGCCGCGGCATCCCCACCGACATTCACCCCCGCACCGGTAAGAGCGCCCTCGAAACCGTGCTCACCGTGCTCCACGCCGGTGGCAAGTTTGGGGCCGGTGGCTACAAGGTGTCCGGCGGCCTGCATGGTGTGGGCGTTTCGGTGGTCAATGCCCTCTCCGAATGGGTGGAGGTCACTGTGCGTCGCCAGGGGCAGGTGCATCGTCAGCGCTTTGAGCGTGGTGCCCCGATCGGCAGCCTCGCCTCCGCGCCCCAGCCGGTCGAGGAGAAGGGCCGCACCGGCACCAGCGTCTGCTTCAAGCCGGATCTGGAGATTTTCACCGGCGGCATCGTTTTTGATTACGCCACCCTTTCGGCGCGCCTGCGCGAGCTGGCTTACCTCAACGGTGGTGTGCGCATCGTCTTCCGCGATGAGCGGGAGAGCGCCCTCAACGCCGAAGGTGACGCCCATGAGGAGGTGTACTTCTACGAAGGCGGTATCAAGGAATACGTCGCTTATATGAATGCGGAGAAGGATCCGCTCCATCCCGAAATTATCTATGTGAATGCCGAGAAAGACGGCGTTCAGGTGGAGGCGGCCCTGCAATGGTGCGTGGATGCCTACTCCGACAGCATTCTCGGCTTCGCCAACAACATTCGCACTGTGGATGGCGGCACCCATATCGAAGGCTTGAAAACGGTGCTGACCCGCACTCTCAATGCCTTCGCCAAGAAGCGCGGCAAACGGAAGGAATCCGATTCCAATCTGGCGGGAGAGAACATCCGTGAGGGCCTCACCGCCGTGCTGTCGGTGAAGGTGCCCGAACCGGAATTTGAAGGCCAAACCAAGACCAAGCTCGGTAACACCGAGGTGCGCGGCATCGTTGACAGTCTGGTGGGTGAGGCCCTGAGCCAATACCTGGAATTCAACCCCTCGGTGATCGACATGATCCTCGAGAAAGCGATCCAGGCCTTCAATGCGGCGGAGGCCGCCCGCCGCGCCCGCGAACTGGTGCGCCGCAAGAGCGTGCTGGAGAGCTCCACCCTCCCCGGCAAGCTGGCCGATTGCAGCTCCCGCGATCCGGCTGAATCCGAGATCTACATCGTGGAGGGCGATTCGGCCGGTGGCTCCGCCAAGCAGGGCCGCGATCGCCGCTTCCAGGCGATCCTTCCCCTGCGCGGCAAGATTCTCAATATCGAGAAAACTGACGACGCCCGTATCTACAAAAACACTGAGATTCAGGCCTTGATCACGGCCCTGGGCCTGGGGATCAAGGGTGAGGATTTTGACGCCAAAAACCTGCGTTACCACCGGGTGGTGATCATGACCGACGCCGATGTGGATGGCGCCCACATCCGCACCCTGCTGCTTACCTTTTTCTATCGTTACCAGAAGGAACTGGTGGAAGGCGGTTTCATCTACATCGCCTGCCCGCCGCTCTACAAAGTGGAGCGCGGTAAGAACCACACCTATTGCTACAACGAGCAGGATCTGCAGACCACGCTCGCCGGTTTCGGTGAGAAGGCCAACTACAACATCCAGCGCTTCAAGGGCCTCGGTGAAATGATGCCCAAACAGCTCTGGGAGACCACCATGGATCCCACCACCCGCTTGATGAAGCGTGTGGAGATCGAAGATGCCCTTGAGGCCGATCGCATCTTCACGATTCTGATGGGCGACAAAGTGGCGCCGCGGCGGGAATTCATCGAAACCCACAGCGCCGAACTCGACATGGCCAAGCTCGACATCTGA
- the infC gene encoding translation initiation factor IF-3 has protein sequence MPPRPRFDRRAPVRELPNINDRINYPQLRVVDADGAQLGVIDREKALEVAKDRELDLVLVSEKADPPVCRIMDYGKYKFEQEKKAKEAKKKSHQTEVKEVKMRYKIDQHDYDVRIGQATRFLKAGDKVKCTVIFRGREIQHTALAETLLRRMAKDLEEQAEIQQAPKREGRNMIMFLTPRKTPLAKKDGDDSQVATKAVRTIPAPLRTTAARVASQTGPA, from the coding sequence ATGCCTCCACGTCCCCGTTTTGACCGTCGTGCTCCCGTCAGGGAGCTGCCCAACATCAACGATCGCATCAATTATCCGCAGCTGCGGGTGGTGGACGCCGACGGAGCGCAGCTGGGAGTGATCGACCGGGAGAAGGCCCTGGAGGTGGCCAAAGATCGCGAGCTCGATCTGGTGCTGGTGAGCGAAAAGGCCGATCCGCCGGTGTGCCGGATCATGGATTACGGCAAATACAAGTTTGAGCAGGAGAAAAAAGCCAAAGAAGCCAAGAAGAAGTCGCATCAGACCGAGGTGAAGGAGGTCAAGATGCGCTACAAGATCGATCAGCACGATTACGACGTGCGGATCGGTCAGGCCACCCGCTTCCTCAAAGCCGGTGACAAGGTGAAGTGCACCGTGATCTTCCGCGGCCGCGAGATTCAGCACACCGCCCTGGCGGAAACCCTGCTGCGCAGGATGGCCAAGGATCTGGAGGAGCAGGCGGAAATCCAGCAGGCCCCAAAGCGGGAGGGCCGCAACATGATCATGTTCCTCACACCGCGCAAAACACCGCTGGCGAAAAAAGACGGCGACGACAGCCAGGTGGCCACCAAGGCGGTGCGCACGATTCCGGCACCGCTACGAACCACCGCCGCCAGAGTGGCCAGCCAGACCGGCCCCGCCTGA
- a CDS encoding GntR family transcriptional regulator has protein sequence MRFHIQQESDIPASTQLYNQICFAIAARHYPPGHRLPSTRQLAMQTGLHRNTISKVYRQLETDGVVEAMAGSGIYVRDQQKPREIRTPVQIRNRGVTDLDREVRKCVDGLLNAGCTLQQTRELLTREIDWRLRCGARVLVSTPREDIGASMLIAEELEPNLDVPVEVVPMEELESVLESASNGTVVTSRYFLQPVEELAKRHGVRAVAVDLNDFREELAMLKELRPGSCVGLVSISPGILRAAEVILHSMRGNELLLMTATPDVGSRLLALLRAASHVLCDRPSLPLVEQSLRQNRSQLMRMPQVHCAESYLSGDTIELLRKEIGLQAG, from the coding sequence GTGCGATTCCACATCCAACAGGAAAGCGACATTCCGGCGTCGACCCAGCTCTACAACCAGATCTGCTTCGCGATTGCCGCCCGTCACTACCCCCCCGGCCATCGTCTGCCCAGCACGCGCCAGCTGGCGATGCAGACCGGCCTGCACCGCAACACGATCAGCAAGGTGTATCGGCAGCTGGAAACCGATGGGGTTGTGGAAGCGATGGCGGGCTCGGGCATCTATGTGCGCGACCAGCAGAAGCCGCGGGAAATCCGCACACCGGTGCAGATCCGCAACCGGGGGGTCACCGATCTCGACCGGGAGGTGCGCAAGTGCGTCGATGGCCTGCTCAATGCCGGCTGCACGCTGCAGCAGACCCGCGAGCTGCTCACCCGTGAAATCGACTGGCGCCTGCGCTGCGGCGCCCGGGTGCTGGTAAGCACCCCCAGGGAAGACATCGGCGCCTCAATGCTGATCGCCGAGGAACTGGAGCCCAACCTCGATGTGCCGGTGGAGGTGGTGCCGATGGAGGAGCTGGAGAGCGTGCTGGAGAGCGCCAGCAACGGCACGGTGGTGACCAGCCGCTATTTTCTGCAACCGGTGGAGGAGCTGGCCAAGCGCCATGGCGTGCGCGCCGTGGCGGTAGACCTCAACGACTTCCGCGAGGAGCTGGCGATGCTCAAGGAGCTCCGGCCCGGCAGCTGCGTCGGTCTGGTGAGCATCAGCCCCGGCATCCTGCGGGCCGCCGAGGTGATTCTGCACAGCATGCGCGGCAATGAGCTGCTGCTGATGACCGCCACCCCGGATGTGGGCAGTCGGCTGCTGGCGCTGCTGCGGGCCGCCAGCCATGTGCTGTGCGACCGGCCGAGCCTGCCGCTGGTGGAGCAGAGTCTGCGTCAGAACCGCTCCCAGCTGATGCGCATGCCCCAGGTGCACTGCGCCGAGAGCTACCTCAGCGGCGACACCATCGAACTGCTGCGCAAGGAGATCGGCCTACAGGCCGGCTGA
- a CDS encoding CrcB family protein, with protein MAESLLLPGQALLVGLGAIPGAWLRLRVVNHFEPIVPRKHWGTFTVNLIAAFALGLVLGLQTSGRCQPAAAGASPLMLLIAVGFFGSLSTFSTFAVELLNTLRQRHWAEALLLGVGSIVGGLLVAGLGYGLGLAEGAA; from the coding sequence ATGGCTGAATCGTTGCTCCTGCCGGGTCAGGCGTTGTTGGTGGGGCTCGGCGCCATTCCCGGTGCCTGGTTGCGCCTGCGGGTGGTGAACCACTTCGAGCCGATCGTGCCCCGCAAGCACTGGGGCACCTTCACGGTGAATCTGATCGCCGCTTTTGCCCTCGGCCTGGTGCTCGGTCTGCAGACGAGTGGTCGCTGCCAGCCCGCTGCCGCTGGGGCCTCGCCCCTGATGCTGCTGATTGCCGTTGGTTTTTTCGGCAGCCTCAGCACCTTCTCCACCTTTGCGGTGGAATTGCTCAACACCCTGCGCCAGCGCCACTGGGCGGAAGCGCTGCTGCTCGGCGTGGGCTCGATCGTGGGTGGTCTGCTGGTGGCCGGGCTCGGTTATGGCCTCGGCCTGGCGGAGGGGGCGGCATGA
- a CDS encoding type II toxin-antitoxin system VapC family toxin — protein MVIDTSALMAILKAEPEAADFLRCLSRSELSLLSTATRLETSLVVEGQLGAAGLPELELLLSRAGVETVPFELTHWHWALQGWRRYGKGRHRAALNLGDCFSYGLARALDQPLLFKGEDFALTDLASAGL, from the coding sequence ATGGTCATCGACACGTCGGCATTGATGGCCATCCTCAAGGCTGAGCCCGAGGCGGCTGACTTCCTTCGCTGCCTGAGCCGCAGTGAGCTCAGTTTGCTCAGCACGGCAACGCGTCTGGAAACCAGCCTGGTGGTGGAGGGGCAGCTAGGAGCAGCGGGGTTGCCCGAGTTGGAGCTCCTGCTCAGTCGCGCTGGGGTTGAAACGGTTCCCTTTGAGCTCACCCACTGGCATTGGGCACTGCAGGGATGGCGCCGCTATGGCAAGGGGCGTCACCGGGCGGCGCTCAACCTTGGCGATTGCTTCAGTTATGGCCTTGCCCGAGCCCTCGATCAGCCCTTGCTGTTCAAGGGAGAGGATTTCGCTCTCACCGATCTGGCCTCAGCCGGCCTGTAG
- a CDS encoding peptidylprolyl isomerase — protein MLTPTLPDLHALIGAQGLDLLREHQLLETLIERMLISSLIAKVELDAASLEAAPSEPQERQLRLAKLARDQFGAKAEARFLQQKGRLDRVVYSLLRLDSRSQAQELYLQIAHGEADFPELASRFSQGPEQSTNGVVGPVPLNQAHPSLADKLRAAQPGALLEPFRIDRWWVIARLERYAAASFDARMAEQMSVELLQEWLQQETAHRLSALDRTSGDASKP, from the coding sequence GTGCTCACGCCAACGCTGCCCGATCTGCACGCCCTGATCGGTGCACAGGGCCTGGATCTGCTCAGGGAGCACCAGCTGCTGGAGACCCTGATCGAGCGGATGCTGATCAGCAGTTTGATCGCCAAAGTGGAACTGGATGCCGCCAGCCTCGAGGCCGCACCCAGCGAGCCGCAGGAGCGCCAACTGCGCCTGGCCAAACTCGCCCGCGACCAGTTCGGCGCCAAAGCGGAAGCACGCTTTCTGCAGCAGAAGGGCCGGCTGGATCGTGTTGTCTACAGCCTCTTGCGCCTGGACAGCCGCTCGCAAGCCCAGGAGCTCTATCTGCAGATCGCCCACGGTGAGGCCGACTTTCCCGAACTCGCCTCCCGCTTCTCCCAGGGCCCGGAACAGAGCACCAACGGCGTGGTGGGCCCAGTCCCCCTCAACCAGGCGCACCCCAGCCTCGCCGACAAGCTGCGCGCCGCCCAGCCCGGGGCCCTGCTCGAACCGTTCCGCATCGATCGCTGGTGGGTGATCGCCCGCCTCGAGCGCTACGCGGCGGCCAGCTTCGATGCCCGGATGGCCGAACAGATGAGCGTGGAGCTGCTGCAGGAGTGGCTCCAACAGGAAACGGCCCATAGATTGAGCGCGCTCGATCGGACTTCGGGCGACGCTTCGAAGCCATGA
- the psbZ gene encoding photosystem II reaction center protein PsbZ, with amino-acid sequence MQILNTLTVLALVVMSFALIVAVPVLYASSEDSGRSNRLILLGGIVWVALVLVNWGMSFFVV; translated from the coding sequence ATGCAGATCCTCAACACCCTCACCGTGCTGGCCCTGGTGGTGATGTCTTTCGCCCTGATCGTGGCCGTCCCTGTGCTCTACGCCTCCAGCGAAGACAGCGGTCGCTCCAATCGTTTGATCCTGCTGGGCGGCATCGTGTGGGTGGCATTGGTGCTGGTGAACTGGGGAATGAGCTTCTTTGTGGTGTGA
- the secA gene encoding preprotein translocase subunit SecA translates to MLKLLLGDPNARKLKRYQPIVSDINLLEEEIAPLSDDDLRRRTADFRQRLENAGSLDNQRPLLDELLPEAFAVVREAGKRVLGMRHFDVQLIGGMVLHEGQIAEMKTGEGKTLVATLPSFLNALTGRGVHVVTVNDYLARRDAEWMGQVHRFLGLSVGLIQQDMTPTERRRNYGCDITYATNSELGFDYLRDNMATDISEVVQREFQYCVIDEVDSILIDEARTPLIISGQVERPQEKYQQAAQVAAALERAAEMGKDGIDPEGDYEVDEKQRSCTLTDEGFAKAEQLLGVSDLYDPQDPWAHYITNALKAKELFIRDVNYIVRDGEAVIVDEFTGRVMPGRRWSDGQHQAIEAKEGLAVQPETQTLASITYQNFFLLYPRLAGMTGTAKTEEVEFEKTYKLETTIVPTNRPRARQDLADQVYKTEQAKWRAVARETAEIHRQGRPVLVGTTSVEKSELLSALLAEEAIPHNLLNAKPENVEREAEIVAQAGRSGAVTIATNMAGRGTDIILGGNSDYMARLKLREVLLPRLVRPEEGHRPPVPLQRSAEGGGGFAAKAAPASGPHGHAPSEAKAIGSLYPCQLSDDTDQALADLARDLVKAWGDRALSVIELEDRIATAAEKAPTEDEAIAALRAAIARVKAEYDVVVKQEEARVREAGGLHVIGTERHESRRVDNQLRGRAGRQGDPGSTRFFLSLGDNLLRIFGGDRVAGLMNAFRVEEDMPIESGMLTRSLEGAQKKVETYYYDIRKQVFEYDEVMNNQRKAVYTERRRVLEGRELKKQVIGYGERTMNEIVEAYVNPDLPPEEWDLSQLVSKVKEFVYLLEDLEAEQLKGLSLDELKAFLQEQLRNAYDLKESQIEQQRPGLMREAERFFILQQIDTLWREHLQAMDALRESVGLRGYGQKDPLIEYKNEGYDMFLEMMTNMRRNVIYSMFMFQPAPAAAPAAAEGVTPA, encoded by the coding sequence ATGCTCAAGCTCCTGCTGGGTGACCCCAATGCCCGCAAGCTGAAGCGCTACCAGCCGATCGTTTCCGACATCAACCTGCTCGAGGAGGAGATTGCTCCCCTCAGCGACGACGACCTGCGCCGCCGCACCGCCGATTTCCGCCAGCGCCTCGAGAACGCCGGCAGCCTCGACAACCAGCGCCCCCTGCTCGATGAGCTGCTGCCCGAGGCCTTTGCCGTGGTGCGCGAAGCGGGCAAGCGGGTGCTGGGCATGCGCCACTTCGATGTGCAGCTGATCGGCGGCATGGTGCTGCATGAGGGCCAGATCGCCGAGATGAAAACCGGCGAGGGCAAAACCCTGGTGGCCACCCTGCCCAGCTTCCTCAATGCCCTCACCGGCCGCGGTGTGCATGTCGTCACGGTGAACGACTACCTTGCCCGCCGCGACGCTGAGTGGATGGGCCAGGTGCACCGCTTCCTCGGCCTTTCGGTGGGTCTGATCCAGCAGGACATGACCCCCACCGAGCGGCGCCGCAACTATGGCTGCGACATCACCTACGCCACCAACTCGGAGCTGGGGTTCGATTACCTGCGCGACAACATGGCCACCGACATCAGCGAGGTGGTGCAGCGCGAGTTTCAGTATTGCGTGATCGATGAGGTGGATTCGATCCTGATCGATGAGGCGCGCACACCCCTGATCATCTCCGGCCAGGTGGAGCGGCCCCAGGAGAAATACCAGCAGGCGGCCCAGGTGGCGGCCGCCTTGGAGCGGGCGGCGGAGATGGGCAAAGACGGCATCGACCCGGAGGGTGATTACGAGGTGGATGAGAAGCAGCGCAGCTGCACGCTCACCGATGAGGGTTTTGCCAAGGCCGAACAGCTGCTCGGGGTGAGCGATCTCTACGACCCCCAGGACCCCTGGGCCCACTACATCACCAATGCGCTCAAGGCGAAGGAGCTGTTCATCCGCGATGTGAACTACATCGTGCGCGATGGCGAAGCCGTGATCGTGGACGAGTTCACCGGTCGGGTGATGCCGGGGCGGCGCTGGAGCGATGGCCAGCACCAGGCGATCGAGGCCAAGGAGGGCCTTGCCGTGCAGCCGGAAACCCAGACGCTCGCTTCGATCACCTATCAGAACTTCTTCCTGCTCTATCCGCGCCTGGCCGGCATGACCGGCACCGCCAAAACCGAGGAGGTGGAATTCGAGAAGACCTACAAGCTTGAAACCACGATCGTGCCCACCAACCGGCCCCGGGCCCGGCAGGACCTGGCCGATCAGGTGTACAAAACGGAACAGGCCAAGTGGCGGGCCGTGGCGCGGGAAACCGCCGAGATCCATCGTCAGGGACGGCCGGTGCTGGTGGGCACCACGAGTGTGGAGAAGAGTGAGCTTCTCAGTGCTCTTCTGGCCGAAGAGGCGATCCCCCACAACCTGCTCAACGCCAAACCGGAGAATGTGGAGCGGGAGGCCGAGATCGTCGCCCAGGCCGGGCGTTCCGGCGCCGTGACGATCGCCACCAACATGGCCGGCCGCGGCACCGACATCATCCTCGGCGGCAACAGCGACTACATGGCCCGGCTCAAGCTGCGGGAGGTGCTCTTGCCCCGGTTGGTGCGCCCCGAGGAGGGCCATCGCCCGCCCGTGCCCCTGCAGCGCAGTGCTGAAGGGGGTGGTGGTTTTGCCGCTAAAGCGGCCCCCGCCAGCGGGCCCCATGGCCACGCCCCCAGCGAAGCCAAGGCGATCGGCAGCCTCTATCCCTGCCAGCTCAGTGATGACACCGATCAGGCCCTCGCCGATCTCGCCCGCGACCTGGTGAAGGCCTGGGGCGATCGGGCCCTGAGCGTGATCGAGCTGGAGGATCGGATTGCCACGGCGGCGGAGAAAGCGCCCACGGAGGATGAAGCGATTGCGGCCCTGCGCGCGGCGATCGCCCGGGTGAAGGCGGAATACGACGTGGTGGTGAAGCAGGAGGAGGCGCGGGTGCGCGAAGCGGGCGGCCTGCATGTGATCGGCACCGAACGCCATGAATCGCGCCGGGTCGACAACCAGTTGCGCGGCCGCGCCGGCCGTCAGGGCGACCCCGGCTCCACTCGCTTTTTCCTGTCGCTGGGCGACAATCTGCTGCGCATCTTCGGTGGCGATCGGGTGGCCGGTCTGATGAATGCGTTCCGCGTGGAGGAAGACATGCCGATCGAATCCGGCATGCTCACCCGTTCGCTGGAAGGCGCCCAGAAGAAGGTGGAAACCTATTACTACGACATCCGCAAGCAGGTTTTCGAATACGACGAGGTGATGAACAACCAGCGCAAGGCCGTGTACACCGAGCGGCGGCGGGTGCTGGAAGGGCGCGAACTGAAGAAGCAGGTGATCGGTTATGGCGAGCGCACGATGAACGAAATCGTGGAGGCCTATGTGAATCCCGACCTGCCGCCGGAGGAATGGGATCTCTCCCAGCTGGTGAGCAAGGTGAAGGAGTTCGTGTATCTCCTTGAGGATCTGGAGGCTGAGCAGCTCAAGGGGCTCTCACTCGATGAACTGAAGGCCTTTCTGCAGGAGCAGCTGCGCAACGCCTACGACCTCAAGGAATCCCAGATCGAGCAGCAACGCCCCGGCCTGATGCGGGAGGCGGAGCGCTTTTTCATCCTCCAGCAGATCGACACCCTCTGGCGCGAACATCTCCAGGCGATGGATGCCCTGCGGGAATCCGTGGGGCTGCGCGGCTATGGCCAGAAGGATCCTCTGATCGAATACAAAAACGAGGGCTACGACATGTTCCTGGAGATGATGACCAACATGCGCCGCAATGTGATCTACTCGATGTTTATGTTCCAGCCGGCACCGGCGGCTGCGCCGGCGGCCGCCGAGGGCGTCACCCCAGCGTGA
- a CDS encoding type II toxin-antitoxin system VapB family antitoxin, with translation MNIKDPAVHAMARELAAHKGTTVTDAVRQALKAELARVGSASTSQAAEQREQQLMELLPRFRHLPWPEGVSSRELQDALYDDNGLPL, from the coding sequence ATGAACATCAAGGACCCCGCCGTGCATGCCATGGCCCGCGAGCTGGCAGCTCACAAGGGCACCACGGTCACGGATGCTGTTCGCCAGGCCCTCAAGGCTGAGCTGGCTCGTGTTGGTTCCGCTTCGACGTCTCAGGCTGCCGAGCAACGGGAGCAGCAGCTGATGGAGCTGCTGCCGCGGTTTCGTCACTTGCCCTGGCCTGAGGGCGTGTCATCGAGGGAGCTGCAGGATGCCCTCTACGACGACAACGGCCTGCCCCTCTGA
- the miaA gene encoding tRNA (adenosine(37)-N6)-dimethylallyltransferase MiaA: MLDPRAPRPTDTPLVVVLLGPTASGKTALALELAERLELEVLNVDSRQLYAEMDIGTAKPTAAQRQRVPHHLLDLRRPDQPLTLQEFQTIATPLVEASLAQRGIAFLVGGSGLYLKALTGGLRPPAVPPQPELRAQLDALGQPVCHQLLRQADPAAAARIAPADAVRTQRALEVLYASGQPISSQQGSSPPPWRVLELGLDPADLRQRIERRTQQLYDDGLVEETARLRERYGPELPLLQTIGYGEAALLLDGSLSREDAIARTCQRTRQFAKRQRTWFRRQHQPCWLSDADALNEAMTQIRSGLR, encoded by the coding sequence ATGCTCGATCCGCGCGCGCCCCGCCCCACAGACACACCACTGGTAGTGGTGCTGCTCGGGCCCACCGCCAGTGGCAAGACCGCCCTGGCGCTTGAGTTGGCGGAGCGCCTCGAGCTGGAGGTGCTCAATGTGGATTCGAGGCAGCTTTACGCCGAGATGGACATCGGCACCGCCAAGCCAACGGCAGCGCAACGCCAGCGGGTGCCCCACCATCTGCTCGATCTGCGCCGCCCCGACCAACCCCTGACGCTGCAGGAGTTCCAGACGATCGCCACCCCGCTGGTGGAAGCAAGCCTGGCGCAACGCGGCATCGCCTTTCTGGTGGGCGGCAGCGGCCTCTATCTCAAAGCCCTCACCGGTGGCCTGCGGCCACCGGCGGTGCCACCGCAGCCGGAGCTGCGTGCCCAGCTGGACGCGCTCGGGCAACCGGTGTGCCACCAGCTGCTGCGACAGGCCGACCCGGCGGCGGCCGCCCGGATCGCCCCGGCCGATGCCGTGCGCACCCAGCGGGCCCTGGAAGTGCTCTACGCCAGTGGGCAACCGATCAGCAGCCAGCAAGGCAGCAGCCCGCCACCCTGGCGAGTGCTGGAACTGGGCCTCGATCCCGCCGACCTGCGTCAACGCATCGAGCGCCGCACCCAACAGCTCTATGACGATGGCTTGGTGGAGGAAACCGCCCGCCTGCGCGAGCGCTACGGCCCGGAGCTGCCCCTGCTGCAGACGATCGGCTACGGCGAGGCTGCTCTGCTGCTCGACGGCAGCCTCAGCCGGGAGGACGCGATTGCCCGCACCTGCCAGCGCACGCGCCAGTTCGCCAAACGGCAACGCACCTGGTTCCGCCGCCAGCATCAACCCTGCTGGCTAAGCGATGCGGATGCCCTCAACGAAGCGATGACACAGATCAGGAGCGGTCTAAGGTGA
- the ribH gene encoding 6,7-dimethyl-8-ribityllumazine synthase codes for MATFEGRFTDVQELRIAVVVARFNDLVTGKLLSGCLDCLGRHGVDTSAESSQLDLAWVPGSFELPVVAQSLARSGRYQVLITLGAVIRGDTPHFDVVVAEASKGIAAVARDTGVPVIFGVLTTDTMQQALERAGIKSNLGWSYGLQALEMGSLMRALPGAA; via the coding sequence ATGGCCACCTTTGAAGGACGTTTCACTGATGTGCAGGAGTTGCGCATCGCTGTGGTGGTGGCCCGTTTCAACGACCTGGTGACCGGTAAGCTGCTGAGTGGTTGTCTGGATTGCCTGGGCCGGCATGGCGTCGACACGTCGGCTGAGAGCTCTCAACTCGATCTGGCCTGGGTGCCGGGATCGTTCGAATTGCCTGTGGTGGCGCAGAGCCTGGCCCGCAGTGGTCGTTATCAGGTGTTGATCACCCTCGGGGCGGTGATCCGCGGCGATACGCCCCATTTCGATGTGGTGGTGGCGGAAGCGAGCAAGGGCATTGCTGCCGTGGCGCGCGACACCGGTGTGCCGGTGATCTTCGGGGTGCTCACCACCGACACGATGCAACAGGCGCTGGAGCGGGCCGGCATCAAGAGCAACCTCGGCTGGAGCTACGGCCTGCAGGCCCTGGAGATGGGCAGCCTGATGCGAGCTTTGCCAGGGGCTGCATGA